DNA from Eleftheria terrae:
CCAGGTGCTGGGCGGCGGCGAGCACGTCGTCCACCTCGCCGAGGAAATACTCCTTGCGGCCCGGGTTCTGGTGACCGCCCCGCAAGGTGGGGAACATCACGACGATGCCGGCCTCGCGAAACGCGCTTGCCGACTGGTCATTCGAAGGCGGCCCCGCCACCCAGAAGTCGCCGAGCGAATGCGTCTCGCCGCCCGTCAGCCACAGGATGGCCGGATGTCGGCGGCCGTCCTTCGGATCGGGCGTGATGAATGCCGGCAACACCAGCCCACCGGTGCTGACGTAATCGGTCCGAATGAACCACTGCGCCGGGGGATGCGGCAAAGGAAGAGCGCCGCTGCCGGGCTCGGACACCTGGGTGCGGAACCCCTGCCTGGCCTCCAGGAGCGAACGGGCCGGCGGCGACGGCGGTGGGGCCGCCGGCGCGCTGGCGAGCCGATCCGCCTGCCGGCGCTGCTCGGCCTCGAAGGCCGGCTTGTCGACACAGTCGTATCGCGGGTTGATGACATGGCCGTCTTCCAGGGCCTGGTTGCGGGCCTCCACACTGCGCAGTGGCGACCCGACGCAGGCGGACGCCAACGCCTGTGCAGCCTGCTCGCGCTGCATGCCCCACATGAAGGCCGCACCGCCCAGGGCCACCCCCAGGCCCACGCCGGCCACCGCCAACAATCCCTTGTGTGCCATCCCTCGCTCCTCTTGGTGGCAGCGGCCTAGCAGCCCCGCACGCAGATCCCCGGTGCGGATTGTCTCGCGACGGCGGCGGCGGTATCGTTCGGGCCCGGCGTGTCGTCCCTCAGCGTTGCAGGCTCAGGGACCCGCCGAGGAAGGCCAGCCACCCCGGCACCACCCACAGCGCCCAGCGAGCGACGGTGTCACGCGGTGTGCGGCGCGCCAAGGCCACCAGCATGGCCAGCACTGGCAGCAACACCCCGAGCTCGATCAGCAGGTTGCGCCACAGGTAGATGTTGCCCAGCGCCAGGCGACCCGCACTCGGCAGCAGGCCGAAGGGTGCCGTGAGATCGGGCCGGGACAGCGGCCAGAGCAAGGGCAGCGGGTGCGCACCGACCCAGAAATCGAGCCACACGTGCGAGCCGCTGGCCAGCAGCAGGGCCGACCAGGGCATCCAGCCGGCATCGTGCCGGCGCCGGTGCGCCGTGCCCAGCCGCGCAAGGCCCGCCGCGACCACCGCGAATACCGCGGTGTGCGTGAGCCGTGGCACGACGCGTGCGTCGAACAGCCAGAGTGCCAGGTAGTCGAAGTCGGCGCAGACGGCCAGCCCGACGTAGATGGGCAAGGCCGGCCAGCTGCGCTGCTCCTGCAAGCGGTGGCGGGCCAGGTAGACGGCAAGGCCCGCCGCGGCGTGGCCCATCAGGGATGACATCGGTGGCAGGTCTCGGTGGGTGGCGTTTTTTTTATATTCTCCCGGCGGCTCGGCCTGGGGTCCGCCCCGGTGACGCCCGGGGCCGGAAGGTGCCGGCCAGCTGGCTTGCCTGTGCGAGCCCGACGGCAGCGCGACAGACAGGGCTCAGAGGCGGATCGCCAACT
Protein-coding regions in this window:
- a CDS encoding alpha/beta hydrolase family protein, with protein sequence MAHKGLLAVAGVGLGVALGGAAFMWGMQREQAAQALASACVGSPLRSVEARNQALEDGHVINPRYDCVDKPAFEAEQRRQADRLASAPAAPPPSPPARSLLEARQGFRTQVSEPGSGALPLPHPPAQWFIRTDYVSTGGLVLPAFITPDPKDGRRHPAILWLTGGETHSLGDFWVAGPPSNDQSASAFREAGIVVMFPTLRGGHQNPGRKEYFLGEVDDVLAAAQHLARQPHVDPNRIYLGGHSTGGTLALLAAEMGAKFEAVFAFGPVAQVDRYPPPLVPAGLRQRGGEEVRLRSPLHWLHGIASPTYLIEGRREPGNLNELAALCQEASHQPLLFCVPVEGEDHFSVLSRVGRVLAARIAVPVPGQPFSLRAEEFAAGR
- a CDS encoding metal-dependent hydrolase translates to MSSLMGHAAAGLAVYLARHRLQEQRSWPALPIYVGLAVCADFDYLALWLFDARVVPRLTHTAVFAVVAAGLARLGTAHRRRHDAGWMPWSALLLASGSHVWLDFWVGAHPLPLLWPLSRPDLTAPFGLLPSAGRLALGNIYLWRNLLIELGVLLPVLAMLVALARRTPRDTVARWALWVVPGWLAFLGGSLSLQR